A region from the Simiduia sp. 21SJ11W-1 genome encodes:
- the hutC gene encoding histidine utilization repressor: MEPRYLTIKHTLLARIESGVLAAGARVASENELAGEFGVSRMTARRALDALADEGVLIRTQGLGTFVADERPSSNLVEIRNIAEEIHARGHAYACEVLALASQTADAKYARRLGLDEGEAVFFSRLLHFENGLPIQLEERWVNPRFAPAYGEQQFGAGDLTPSRYLNQVAPLTEADHLIEAVAASSSLQQQLQLSDGEPCLKVSRRTFGPAGIVSYAQLYHPGSRFRLGGHVNY; encoded by the coding sequence ATGGAACCCAGATACCTCACCATCAAGCACACACTGCTGGCGCGCATTGAGTCGGGCGTGCTGGCTGCGGGCGCCCGCGTTGCCAGTGAAAATGAACTGGCGGGCGAGTTTGGCGTATCGCGTATGACGGCCCGGCGCGCACTCGATGCGCTGGCAGATGAAGGGGTGCTGATCCGCACCCAGGGCCTGGGCACCTTCGTGGCCGACGAGCGCCCGAGTAGCAATTTGGTTGAAATCCGCAACATTGCCGAAGAAATCCACGCCCGTGGCCATGCTTACGCCTGTGAGGTGTTGGCACTGGCAAGCCAAACAGCCGATGCAAAGTACGCACGCAGGCTGGGGCTTGACGAGGGCGAGGCGGTGTTTTTCTCGCGCTTGCTGCACTTTGAAAACGGCCTGCCCATTCAGCTTGAAGAGCGCTGGGTAAATCCACGGTTTGCGCCTGCCTACGGCGAGCAACAATTTGGTGCCGGGGATTTAACCCCGAGCCGCTATTTAAACCAGGTGGCGCCGTTAACCGAGGCAGATCATCTAATTGAAGCGGTGGCGGCATCGTCTAGTCTGCAACAACAATTGCAATTATCCGACGGTGAGCCCTGTTTGAAAGTGAGCCGGCGTACCTTCGGCCCCGCGGGCATTGTGAGCTACGCACAGCTGTATCACCCCGGTAGCCGATTCCGCCTGGGCGGCCACGTGAATTACTGA